In a single window of the Candidatus Celerinatantimonas neptuna genome:
- the metH_4 gene encoding Methionine synthase, which produces MPEDIIFDPNICAVATEIEEHNNYAVDFIESVKIIKDTLPRALISGGVSNVSFFFRGNNPVGEAIHAVFLYHAIRNGMDVGIVNAGQLAIYKDIPAQLRENVETIIFNTHEGAMDELLEIAESFRGGE; this is translated from the coding sequence GTGCCTGAAGATATCATCTTTGATCCAAACATCTGTGCAGTTGCGACAGAAATAGAAGAGCATAATAATTATGCTGTGGATTTTATTGAATCTGTCAAAATCATCAAAGATACACTTCCTCGCGCATTAATTTCTGGAGGAGTATCAAACGTTTCGTTCTTTTTTCGTGGTAATAACCCTGTTGGTGAAGCTATTCATGCGGTCTTTTTGTACCATGCAATTCGCAACGGTATGGATGTGGGGATTGTGAATGCCGGACAGCTTGCTATTTATAAAGATATTCCTGCCCAATTGCGGGAGAATGTAGAGACTATCATCTTCAATACTCATGAAGGAGCAATGGATGAACTTCTAGAGATTGCTGAATCATTTCGCGGTGGAGAATAA
- the metH_1 gene encoding Methionine synthase, with protein MGGQARQLYSDANQMLDRFEQSQELTARGIVGMFAANRVGDDIEIYVDESCEHVSEVSHQLRQRTKKTKGANYFYRT; from the coding sequence ATGGGGGGTCAGGCTAGGCAACTTTATTCGGATGCTAATCAGATGTTGGATCGGTTTGAACAGAGTCAGGAACTGACTGCCCGGGGGATTGTGGGCATGTTTGCTGCCAATCGGGTCGGAGACGACATTGAGATTTATGTAGATGAGTCTTGTGAGCATGTATCGGAAGTCAGCCATCAGCTCCGACAACGGACAAAAAAAACGAAGGGTGCTAACTATTTTTATCGCACCTAA
- the metH_2 gene encoding Methionine synthase encodes MLSKEYKSAYAQKIKKEYEIVREQYARKRTRGAPVTLEQACENALTLGWNNYKPVRPEQLGMQTITDASMSTLREYIDWTPFSMTWSLAGKYPRILDGGSG; translated from the coding sequence TTGCTCTCTAAAGAATATAAATCAGCATATGCTCAGAAAATCAAAAAAGAATATGAAATAGTACGTGAACAATATGCTCGTAAACGTACCAGAGGTGCTCCGGTTACATTGGAACAGGCGTGTGAAAATGCACTCACGCTTGGTTGGAATAATTACAAACCGGTACGACCTGAACAGCTAGGTATGCAAACCATAACCGATGCTTCGATGTCGACTCTGCGTGAGTATATCGACTGGACTCCTTTTTCCATGACATGGTCGTTAGCTGGAAAATATCCAAGAATCTTAGATGGGGGGTCAGGCTAG
- the metH_3 gene encoding Methionine synthase produces MATVKGDVHDIGKNIVGVVLQCNNFEVVDLGVMGPCEKILQVAREENVDMIGLSGLITPSLDEMVHVAKEMERQGFDLPLLIGGETTSKAHTAVKIEPNYFPSCRNASRAVGMCRRCSLKNINQHMLRKSKKNMK; encoded by the coding sequence ATGGCAACGGTCAAAGGCGATGTACATGATATTGGTAAAAATATCGTTGGGGTTGTCTTGCAGTGTAACAACTTTGAAGTCGTTGATTTAGGTGTCATGGGGCCTTGCGAGAAAATTTTGCAAGTTGCTCGTGAAGAAAACGTCGATATGATTGGTCTTTCCGGGTTGATTACACCTTCTCTGGATGAAATGGTGCATGTCGCAAAAGAGATGGAACGACAGGGATTTGATCTTCCACTTTTAATAGGTGGGGAAACAACATCCAAAGCACATACCGCTGTTAAGATAGAACCCAACTATTTTCCATCCTGTCGAAATGCTTCTAGAGCTGTTGGCATGTGCAGACGTTGCTCTCTAAAGAATATAAATCAGCATATGCTCAGAAAATCAAAAAAGAATATGAAATAG